The Solibacillus sp. FSL W7-1436 genome window below encodes:
- a CDS encoding general stress protein, with product MMEYRREIALVYSVEEAMTKLNMIRGHGFSEHEIHVFSKDLHPLQSLKMYTDIQVHLAGNWLDQLISFVTRQNVYEVSLRILHLTPEETAHYGHGIELGAIFLFAEHEHPYEKEPNKQHAAFNLNAVE from the coding sequence ATGATGGAGTACCGACGTGAAATCGCTTTAGTGTACAGTGTTGAGGAAGCTATGACAAAGCTGAACATGATTAGAGGGCACGGTTTTTCCGAGCATGAAATCCATGTGTTTTCAAAAGATCTTCACCCGTTACAATCTCTGAAAATGTATACCGACATTCAAGTCCACCTTGCCGGCAACTGGCTCGACCAGCTCATCAGCTTTGTGACGCGTCAAAATGTTTATGAAGTGAGCTTGCGTATTTTGCATCTCACTCCGGAAGAAACCGCCCATTACGGGCATGGCATTGAACTTGGGGCAATCTTTCTGTTTGCCGAGCACGAGCACCCGTATGAAAAGGAACCGAATAAACAGCATGCAGCATTCAATCTTAATGCGGTGGAATAA
- a CDS encoding M20/M25/M40 family metallo-hydrolase, whose protein sequence is MNRVVEEFLELVQIDSETKHEEVIAPILVKKLEEMGFDVFQDDAHTRNGHGAGNIIATLKGDESIEPIYFTVHMDTVVPGKGIKPEIREDGYIYSDGTTILGADDKAGIAALFEMARRLKEKDSAHGTIQFIITAGEESGLVGAKELDPSKIIAKYGFAVDSDGKVGGIVVAAPFQAKVFAKIIGKTAHAGVAPEKGISAITVAAKAVAQMKLGRLDEETTANIGRFEGGKATNIVCDEVSILAEARSIDETKLNAQTDHMKETFERVAQEMGARAEVEVKLMYPGFRATEEDQVVKVAKAAVEAIDRTPQLGISGGGSDANVIAGFGIPTVNLSVGYEEIHTTNERMPVEELEKLADLLEEIVVQTMK, encoded by the coding sequence ATGAACCGAGTAGTAGAAGAGTTTCTGGAATTAGTGCAAATTGATTCTGAAACGAAACACGAAGAAGTAATTGCACCAATCTTAGTAAAAAAATTAGAAGAAATGGGCTTTGATGTTTTTCAGGATGATGCACATACACGAAATGGTCACGGTGCAGGCAATATTATCGCAACATTAAAAGGTGATGAGTCTATCGAGCCAATCTACTTTACAGTACATATGGATACAGTCGTACCGGGCAAAGGCATTAAACCGGAAATTCGTGAAGACGGCTATATTTATTCTGACGGCACAACGATTCTAGGTGCGGATGATAAAGCAGGTATCGCAGCATTATTCGAAATGGCGCGTCGTTTAAAAGAAAAAGACAGCGCACACGGCACAATCCAGTTCATCATTACAGCGGGTGAAGAAAGCGGATTAGTCGGAGCCAAAGAACTGGATCCTTCAAAAATCATCGCCAAATACGGTTTTGCGGTTGATAGTGACGGCAAAGTAGGCGGCATTGTAGTAGCAGCACCGTTCCAGGCAAAAGTATTTGCGAAAATCATCGGTAAAACAGCACATGCAGGCGTTGCACCTGAAAAGGGGATTTCCGCAATTACGGTTGCAGCAAAAGCGGTTGCCCAAATGAAATTAGGCCGTCTTGATGAAGAAACAACAGCGAATATCGGACGTTTCGAAGGCGGGAAAGCAACGAATATCGTATGTGATGAAGTATCGATTCTTGCGGAAGCCCGTTCGATCGATGAAACAAAACTGAATGCCCAAACGGACCATATGAAAGAAACATTTGAACGTGTCGCACAAGAAATGGGTGCGCGCGCTGAAGTGGAAGTAAAGTTAATGTACCCAGGTTTCCGTGCGACAGAAGAAGATCAGGTTGTGAAAGTTGCGAAAGCGGCGGTAGAAGCGATCGATCGCACACCGCAGCTTGGTATTTCAGGCGGCGGCAGCGATGCAAACGTTATCGCCGGGTTCGGAATCCCTACTGTAAACTTATCGGTCGGCTATGAGGAAATTCATACGACAAACGAAAGAATGCCGGTGGAAGAACTGGAAAAACTGGCTGATTTATTGGAAGAAATCGTTGTTCAAACAATGAAATAA
- a CDS encoding AIM24 family protein yields MGNYSIRDFVNKTQQDQNENDYFELETDRVLEVNLNGEVWSKMGAMIAYVGSIKFERERMLEHGVSKMFKKALTGEGTQLMKAKGKGRLYLADQGKKITIFDLQNESLCVNGNDLLAFEPSINWDIRLMRKMAGMMAGGLFNVMLDGKGKVAITTHFEPLTLIVKPGETVYTDPNATVAWSGNLKPEFVTDITFRTLIGRGSNESIQMAFSGEGFVIIQPFEEVYLSSES; encoded by the coding sequence ATGGGGAACTATTCCATTCGTGATTTTGTCAACAAGACGCAGCAAGACCAGAATGAAAATGATTATTTTGAATTGGAAACCGATCGTGTACTTGAAGTAAATCTGAACGGGGAAGTATGGTCGAAAATGGGCGCAATGATTGCCTACGTCGGTTCGATCAAGTTTGAGCGTGAGCGCATGCTGGAGCACGGCGTGTCGAAAATGTTCAAGAAAGCATTGACCGGTGAAGGTACGCAATTGATGAAGGCTAAAGGGAAAGGCCGGTTATATTTAGCTGACCAAGGAAAAAAGATTACCATTTTTGATTTGCAGAACGAAAGTCTGTGTGTGAACGGCAATGACCTGCTTGCATTTGAACCGTCAATCAATTGGGATATACGACTTATGCGCAAAATGGCCGGTATGATGGCAGGCGGCTTATTCAACGTCATGCTGGACGGCAAAGGAAAAGTGGCGATTACAACCCATTTTGAACCGCTGACACTGATCGTTAAGCCGGGTGAAACAGTGTATACCGACCCGAATGCGACAGTCGCATGGTCCGGGAATTTGAAGCCGGAATTTGTAACGGATATTACGTTCCGCACACTCATTGGACGCGGCAGCAATGAATCGATCCAAATGGCCTTTTCCGGTGAAGGATTCGTCATCATTCAGCCATTTGAAGAAGTGTATTTATCGTCGGAATCATAA
- a CDS encoding AAA family ATPase, which produces MFLKSVKLKKEEITDYSEYPFSIPFIRHMDELDVDARVTFFVGENGAGKSTLLEAIADQIGFNPAGGSTQNYKAYEVDQSESALGDYVKLSWWPKVTNGFFLRAETFYQFASHLDETDENGYKAYGGKSLHHQSHGESFFSLFQHRFTGQAIYLLDEPEAALSPTRQLAFLTLMNDLVKQGNVQFIIATHSPILLGFPEAVIYQFDEHGIEQVKYEETEHYQVTSYFLQHRDKMLQNLFEDNEDELD; this is translated from the coding sequence ATGTTTTTAAAATCAGTCAAACTTAAAAAAGAAGAAATAACGGACTATAGCGAATACCCGTTTTCGATTCCGTTTATTCGCCATATGGATGAATTGGATGTGGACGCAAGGGTCACGTTTTTCGTCGGAGAAAACGGGGCGGGTAAATCGACATTGCTCGAAGCCATTGCAGATCAGATCGGCTTCAATCCGGCAGGGGGCAGCACACAAAACTATAAGGCATATGAAGTGGATCAATCCGAATCCGCGCTTGGCGATTATGTGAAGCTCTCGTGGTGGCCAAAAGTAACGAACGGCTTTTTTCTGCGTGCCGAGACATTTTATCAGTTTGCGTCGCATTTGGATGAAACCGATGAGAACGGCTACAAAGCATACGGGGGAAAATCGCTTCATCATCAGTCACACGGGGAATCTTTTTTCTCGCTGTTCCAGCACCGGTTTACAGGGCAGGCCATCTATTTGCTGGATGAGCCGGAAGCCGCATTATCCCCGACAAGACAGCTGGCGTTTTTAACATTGATGAATGATTTGGTAAAGCAGGGAAATGTGCAATTCATCATCGCAACACATTCGCCGATTTTACTCGGATTCCCGGAGGCGGTCATCTATCAATTTGATGAGCATGGCATCGAGCAGGTAAAGTATGAAGAAACCGAACATTATCAGGTAACCTCGTATTTTTTGCAGCACCGTGATAAAATGCTGCAAAATTTGTTTGAAGACAATGAGGATGAACTGGATTAG
- a CDS encoding chemotaxis protein CheW produces MSIEKAVVFLCGTEEYAVPVGQVVSIEKLERVTPIPHLPNYLLGFARIRGELTPIIDFQTILYNRPTNTQTAKIIVLKTELINYGLVVADAKEIIDFEEGVLKQMGLVNYEKTKYFTAVANLEDRMISCIDPNILVHSLDGIREIIEYMHEMNQQENQTN; encoded by the coding sequence ATGAGCATTGAAAAAGCAGTCGTATTTTTATGCGGCACAGAAGAATATGCCGTTCCGGTTGGGCAGGTTGTTTCGATTGAAAAGCTGGAGCGCGTAACTCCGATTCCTCATTTGCCGAACTACTTGCTCGGCTTTGCGCGAATTCGCGGGGAACTTACACCGATCATCGATTTTCAGACCATTTTATACAATCGCCCGACAAATACACAAACGGCTAAAATCATTGTGTTGAAGACAGAGTTGATTAATTACGGATTGGTCGTTGCCGATGCGAAAGAAATTATCGACTTTGAAGAAGGCGTATTAAAACAGATGGGGCTTGTCAATTACGAAAAGACGAAATATTTTACTGCGGTTGCCAATTTGGAAGACCGCATGATTTCTTGTATCGACCCGAATATTCTCGTTCACTCATTGGACGGCATCCGTGAAATTATCGAATATATGCATGAAATGAACCAGCAGGAAAATCAGACAAACTAA
- a CDS encoding tetratricopeptide repeat protein — translation MKEINQLQRAIDLRSEGELRQSNQQLLSLVEQHPKDGYVNYQCAWSYDMLGEESKAVPYYEKAIQGNLKEEDLANAYLGLGSTYRTLGEYESSKHTLEEGLEKFPHNLAIQVFYAMTLFNLNEHERSLELLLKNLATTSSDPQIQKYKNAINFYSDKLNEVWK, via the coding sequence ATGAAGGAAATCAATCAACTACAAAGAGCAATTGATTTAAGGAGTGAGGGGGAATTACGACAATCCAACCAACAATTATTGAGTTTGGTTGAACAACATCCGAAAGATGGCTATGTAAATTATCAGTGTGCATGGAGCTATGATATGCTAGGAGAAGAGTCCAAAGCTGTACCGTACTATGAAAAGGCGATTCAAGGTAATTTGAAAGAAGAAGATTTAGCGAATGCTTATTTAGGTCTCGGCAGTACATACAGAACACTGGGAGAATACGAAAGTTCAAAACATACACTTGAAGAAGGGCTGGAGAAGTTTCCGCACAATTTAGCCATTCAAGTATTTTATGCCATGACGCTGTTTAACTTGAATGAACATGAGCGTTCACTGGAGCTTCTATTGAAAAACTTAGCGACTACTTCATCTGACCCTCAAATTCAGAAATACAAAAATGCGATAAATTTTTATAGTGATAAATTAAATGAAGTGTGGAAATGA
- a CDS encoding DUF1648 domain-containing protein, with protein sequence MSLTKRPKIKIPKTKSEWLMDLIGYIALAIMFAVLFVNWSELPKEIPAHFDGSGNVDRWGSKWELLILPGIGIAMHFFLMILEKFPETHNYPERFNESNAEVFYRNSRQTLNYMRNIINILFAYIVYRIMMIALEEATTIGWPFFVILAALFIVLIWKMVKIFKIR encoded by the coding sequence ATGAGTTTGACGAAACGCCCTAAGATCAAGATTCCGAAAACGAAATCCGAATGGCTGATGGATCTTATCGGGTATATCGCATTGGCAATCATGTTCGCTGTACTATTCGTGAACTGGAGCGAACTGCCTAAAGAAATACCTGCCCACTTTGACGGCAGCGGCAATGTCGACCGGTGGGGCTCTAAATGGGAGCTGTTAATATTACCGGGCATCGGGATTGCCATGCATTTCTTTTTAATGATTTTGGAAAAATTCCCTGAAACGCACAACTATCCGGAACGCTTCAATGAATCCAATGCCGAGGTCTTTTACAGAAATAGTCGCCAAACATTAAATTATATGCGTAACATCATCAATATATTATTCGCCTACATCGTATACCGCATCATGATGATTGCTTTAGAAGAAGCAACAACGATCGGCTGGCCGTTTTTCGTCATTTTGGCAGCGCTGTTTATTGTACTCATTTGGAAGATGGTTAAGATATTTAAGATCAGGTAA
- a CDS encoding DedA family protein, with the protein MLLDIIQFLREIDQVIFYYIKELGLYIYILLFAVVFTKTAFVILTFLPGDSTVFTSGTLAAIDKLDFLTLLIIFIVATTLADSSNYLIGKSIRKIPPKRNLFMRFLSEETTEKALKFLEDYDRIAITFSRFVPLMRTMTPFICGYSGFSYGTFLRYNFMGAVLWTVVWLGGGFLLGNIPWVEENLVLTLTIISIFVFSFTGYAYVKQFKKKKAVTAD; encoded by the coding sequence ATGCTACTTGACATCATTCAATTTTTACGGGAAATCGACCAGGTCATATTTTATTACATAAAAGAGCTCGGACTGTATATTTATATTTTGCTGTTTGCGGTTGTTTTCACGAAAACGGCCTTTGTAATTTTAACATTTTTACCCGGGGATAGTACGGTGTTCACAAGCGGGACATTGGCAGCGATCGATAAGCTTGATTTTCTGACATTGCTGATCATCTTCATCGTTGCGACAACGCTTGCCGACAGCAGCAACTACCTTATCGGAAAATCGATACGGAAAATTCCGCCGAAGCGCAATCTGTTCATGCGTTTTTTATCAGAGGAAACTACTGAAAAAGCACTGAAATTCCTGGAAGACTACGACCGGATTGCCATTACGTTTTCAAGGTTTGTGCCGTTGATGCGGACAATGACACCGTTTATATGCGGATATTCGGGCTTTTCGTATGGGACATTTTTACGCTATAACTTCATGGGGGCCGTACTTTGGACCGTTGTATGGCTTGGCGGCGGCTTTTTACTCGGAAATATACCATGGGTTGAAGAAAATCTCGTCCTGACACTCACGATTATTTCCATCTTCGTATTTAGCTTCACAGGTTATGCGTACGTTAAACAATTCAAAAAAAAGAAAGCGGTTACTGCCGATTGA